TCGACGTCGTCACGCCGGACGATCTCGGAGTCCTCGCGCGGACGGCTTACCAGCGATGTGAACGAGATCTTGAGTCCATTGGCGATGCGCCACAGGATCGAGATGGTGGGGTTCACCTCGCCGCGTTCGATCTGGCCCAGCATGCTCTTGCTCACGCCTGAGAGCTTCGCGACATTGTCCAGGCTCAGGTTCTTGTCGGCTCTGATCCCTTTGAGGTTGTCGCCGATCAGCTGATTCAGATTCTCCACGTGAGCCTCCAGTTGGACAATATACCGCACGATATGTATTACTATACCGCACGACCCCCTAACAGCCGAGAGGATCGCGCAATGCCCAACACACTCGCGTTCCTGTCGTACGTGTTGCTCACGACGTTCACGCCCGGCCCCAACAACATCATGTCCATGTCGAATGCGAGCCGCTTCGGCTTTCGCAAGAGCCTGAGGTTCACTTCCGGCGTCTTCGCGGGGTTTTTCGTCTTGATGGTGCTTTCATGCGCCTTCTCGCTCACGCTCTACAGCGTGTTGCCCAGCATCAAGCCGTTCATGACGGTCGTCGGCGCGGCCTACATCCTCTGGCTTGCGTACAAGACGGCGACCGCATCTCCTCACGCCGAGCAGGGTCTTGGTGCGACAAACACGTTTCTTTCCGGAGCGCTGCTGCAGTTCCTGAACCCCAAAGCGATCCTGTACGGCATCACCGCCGCGTCAACGTTCTTGGTGCCGTACTACAAGTCGCCCGTTGTGCTCGCGGGGTTCTGTCTGTTCATGGCTGGCATGAGCTTCATCTCGACGAGCAGTTGGGCGGCTTTCGGCTCGGTGTTCGAGCGTTTTCTCTCGGGCAACGGCAAGGCCGTCTCCTGGGTGATGGCGGCTCTGCTCGTCTACTGCGCGGTGGCGCTGTTCATGTAGGCTGTTCGGCTCTAACCCCTCGGAGCCGCCCGTCTTGCCGTGAGAATCGTCCCGCCGTACTGAGCGGCCAACAGCACCGCTCCGCCTACGATGATGATCGCGTAGATCATCGGCCACGTGACCTCGAACGGCAGGCCCAGCATCCCTCTCAACTCGGAGCCCATCGTCGGTTCGTTCAGGGCCATCCACGCCGTCGCTACACACAGCGCCGCAAGGATCGAAGTCGCGGTGACCGCGACGCGCCGGGTGTCTCGGCTGGTGCGCTCAGCGGGCAGATGCTTCTGCGCCGCCCGACGGCCGATCACGTGTCCTCCCGCGAGACCGACAATGATGTTGAACACGGGGAATCCCATGAAGAACCCGTAGATCATCACCGAGTAGAAGAGGGCCAGCGCGCTCAGGGCGGGAAGTCCGAGGTCGAACAGAGAGTCGAGCCGCTTGCGCAGCACGGTCGCGTCGAGC
This genomic interval from Coriobacteriia bacterium contains the following:
- a CDS encoding LysE family transporter; the protein is MPNTLAFLSYVLLTTFTPGPNNIMSMSNASRFGFRKSLRFTSGVFAGFFVLMVLSCAFSLTLYSVLPSIKPFMTVVGAAYILWLAYKTATASPHAEQGLGATNTFLSGALLQFLNPKAILYGITAASTFLVPYYKSPVVLAGFCLFMAGMSFISTSSWAAFGSVFERFLSGNGKAVSWVMAALLVYCAVALFM